In one Gemmatimonadota bacterium genomic region, the following are encoded:
- a CDS encoding carboxypeptidase regulatory-like domain-containing protein: protein MRFPLVSVVAACVAVTLCGADARGQKVTIVHGIVTNINGVKLPGVEVTIQNTALRVVTNDSGEYRIDDVPAGRVRVYARRLGFKPLDKGVKIAEGEARQVDFDLEGIPDMLDSVKIFGRPSSSRMADFYNRRAMGLGAFVTRDEIDRRHPSKPTDMLRMLAGVRVGTADQFDRPSVTMGRQPLQAQSFTRNQSSASVCRVNYYVDGNWMPTGTFHIDDLSPSAIEGIEVYRGPAETPARFRQRETACGLIVIWTREPPPKEGM from the coding sequence GTGCGCTTTCCTCTTGTGTCGGTCGTGGCGGCGTGTGTGGCCGTCACCCTGTGTGGTGCCGATGCCCGTGGCCAGAAGGTCACGATCGTGCACGGGATTGTCACCAACATCAATGGGGTGAAGCTCCCTGGTGTTGAGGTGACCATCCAGAACACCGCGCTTCGCGTAGTGACCAACGATTCTGGCGAATATCGCATCGATGACGTCCCGGCAGGGCGTGTGCGCGTGTACGCGCGCCGCCTCGGCTTCAAGCCGCTCGACAAAGGGGTGAAAATCGCTGAGGGCGAGGCGCGGCAGGTGGATTTTGACCTCGAAGGCATCCCCGATATGCTCGACTCGGTCAAAATCTTTGGCCGGCCGAGTAGTAGCCGCATGGCGGATTTCTACAATCGGCGCGCCATGGGGCTCGGGGCATTCGTGACACGCGATGAGATCGATCGCCGCCATCCGAGCAAGCCCACCGATATGCTCCGCATGCTGGCCGGAGTGCGGGTAGGCACGGCGGATCAGTTCGACCGGCCCTCGGTCACGATGGGGCGTCAGCCGTTGCAGGCGCAGTCGTTCACGCGCAATCAGTCCTCGGCGTCGGTGTGCCGCGTGAACTACTACGTGGACGGCAACTGGATGCCGACCGGGACGTTCCACATCGACGACCTCTCGCCGTCAGCGATCGAGGGGATTGAGGTGTACCGAGGCCCCGCCGAGACGCCGGCCCGATTCCGGCAGCGCGAGACCGCGTGTGGGCTGATTGTGATTTGGACACGCGAGCCACCCCCGAAAGAAGGGATGTAA